Part of the Citrus sinensis cultivar Valencia sweet orange chromosome 2, DVS_A1.0, whole genome shotgun sequence genome, tgtttttctttcttcttttttttccttttttttccttctctctcttccATTCAGGGACTAGCATTGATAACAATCCAAGCTCACTACCCCGATCTTAAGCCACCTCCTTGTAATGTCTTTGACCCGACTGCTGGTTGTAAGAAGATTGAGGGTAGTGATGCTGCGCTTCTCTTTGTTGCACTCTACTTGATAGCCACTGGCACAGCAGGAATTAAAGCTGCACTTCCACCTTATGGTGCTGatcaatttgatgagaaagaCCCAATAGAGGCTAGACAAATGTCCAGCTTCTTTAATCTGCTCTTCCTAGCAGTGTGCATAGGCGGTGCAATTAGTGTAACCCTCATCGTGTGGATCCAAGATAACAAAGGATGGGATAGGGGATTTGGTCTCTCTTCGGTTGCCGTATTCTTGGCTACGATCATCTTTGCAGCCGGATTGCCACTGTACCGATTTCAAGTTGTTCAAGGAAGTAGCGTGCTCATTGAAATTATACaggtattttaattatatatatatatatatatatatataatctagTGAATATTTCcgtattttattaaaatgcgAAAATGCTATTATACATTCTTGTAATATCATTTCTGTACTTTAATAAAGTGCAAAAACTCACTAAATActgaatttatatatatatttgaactttaaattttacaatttaagaattaatgatttaataattttattttcttgtcttCAGGTATATGTTGCTGCCATTCGAAATAGGAAACTTGAACTTCCTGAAGACCCTATGGAGCTCTATGAGATTAACATGGACAAAGAAGCTGCTATAGAAACAGAATTTCTGCCTCACAGAGATATTTTCAGgttaattttaaagtttgttacaAACTCCttatacatacataaataCCAACATCTCATATAGAAATTTTCCTAGTACAAATGccaatatattaaatttgtgttatGACATTCAGGTTCCTAGACAAAGCAGCAATCCAGAAAACATCCACAGAAAATCTTGAGATAACAGAAGCTCCGAATCCATGGAAACTTTGCCGGGTAACTCAAGTAGAAAATGCAAAGATCATCCTAGGCATGATTCCAATTTTTTGTTGCACTATTGTGATGACACTATGCCTAGCTCAGCTCCAAACTTTCTCCATCCAACAAGGTCTAACGATGGACACAAGCGTCACTACATCATTCCACATACCACCAGCTTCATTACCCATCCTCCCAATTTTATTCATGATCCTTGCAGTTCCCGTTTATGATAGAATATTTGTACCCTTTGCTGGCAAGATCACAGGCAACCCAACAGGGATTACTCACTTGCAACGCGTAGGAGTTGGCTTAGTCCTTTCTTGTATCTCCATGGCTATTGCTGCAATATTTGAAGTGATACGCAAAGACGTGGCACGTGATCACAATATGCTTGACGCTATCCCAGTAGTACAGCCATTGCCAATCAGCACATTTTGGCTATCAATTCAGTTCTTTATATTTGGAATTGCAGACATGTTCACATACGTAGGATTGCTTGAATTTTTCTATTCAGAGGCACCAAAAGGGATCAAATCTCTTTCTACTTGCTTTCTTTGGTGTTCCATGGCGCTTGGATATTTTTTCAGCACCATTTTGGTTAACATAGTTAACAGTGCAACAAGGGGAATTACTCAAAGTGGAGGCTGGTTAGCAGGCAACAATATTAACAGGAACCATTTGAATCTATTCTTCTGGTTGCTTTCTGCATTGAGCTTCATCAACTTCTCTGTGTATTTGTTTATGTCTAGTCGGTACAACTACAGACCTCAGACTTCTGTTGGAGGGACAGCATGCAAGAGCTTTAGCCAAGATTTATCGAAGTAGAATGAATATTCGTGGGGCAAAAGCGAATTATTAATGGAAAATTGTTAGTGTATgcctgtgtgtgtgtgttttttttttttggtcccCTCTATAATCTCTTAATTTGtagttatttgaatttgatacgTTGTGATAGAAAAGGGAAACGtgaaaatgtaatatttatttcagaaatttcatttctcaatTCAAGTGATTTGGCAGTAAGTATCAGCAGACGTCGTACaattgtatataaaataacatatggTTTAATTGTGAGGATCTAGCGATACATtctaaattaaagtaaaaattaatttgattccTCGGTTTAAGATTGCTATAATTTTAACGTGCCTCAAGAATATGAGATCAATACTAAAGTGAATAGCACGTAGATCAGCTAGTACGAGGCTATTCTAACTTAACCAAAGTTTTTGGTTCGAGACTTGGAAATACAGCTACGTTAAATATTTGTTGGGAGAGATTTGCCGTCCTAGTAGTTTCACCCAACTCAAATCTGAATTAGTCGGAGCCCAATGTAATTTTTAGAtaccaaataatttaatacatcgaaaaagaaaagtgaatattttactaattaatgaattatattaacatctttcacataaaatttccaaattaacTAGCTAGTAATTTTACTTAGCTAGGTACCAAAATAGCAGCATAGATCTTGATGATCAACTAAGAAGGCCAAGTTTAGCTCAAACTCTTCCATTTGTCCGCACCCTTCACGATTCTTAGCCACCTCATAACCAATGCATGCACACGTGTACTCGCTTTAACTCCCCCACGTCGTTTTCCAAGCACTCAGATATGCATGCATCTCTCAGAatagcatatatatatatatatatatgatcaaCTGAACTAGCAAAACCGAATACAGAAAACATAGATCAAAATTCAAAGGCGGTAGCTAGGTAGCTGCGTTTTATGAATTAATGGCATCAAGTGACAAGTCCCCGGAACCCACACCGCCGTATGGAGGGGAGCAGCCGCCAGGGAAGCCTATGACGATGAAGCAACACGTGTTGGACAAGGGAGCGGCGATGATGCAATCTTTGAAGCCCATAAAGCAGATGAGCCAACACGTTTGCACTTTCGCCTTGTACAGCCACGACATGCCTCGCCAGATCGAGACTCATCACTATGTGTCTAGACTCAACCAAGACTTCCTCCAATGCGCCGTTTATGACTCTGATGACTCCACTGCCCGTCTCATcggtaatttatttaaaaataaaatacccaCCAAACCGGTTATTAATGTATcctttagtttaattttgtgtattttcatattattattattttacacgtcaggaatgttttatttattgatatattgtgaatgaaatattgACATCAATTTGTACGTATCGTTACAGGAGTGGAGTATATTGTTTCTGATAAGATATTTGAAGCTTTGCCACTAGAGGAGCAAAAACTTTGGCATTCCCATGCTTATGAggttaattaataaactatGTACTTATTATAGTATTCCTTGCAATTATTTTTGGATCATTATGTaaaaagtgtgtgtgtgtgtaatgaTGAGCATGcagtattaataaataattaattggaatCATCCAATATAGTTTGTTAATTAATCCAGGTGAAATCAGGCCTATGGGTTAATCCTAGAGTTCCAGAAATGATAGGGAGACCGGAACTGGATAACATGGCGAAAACCTACGGCAAGTTTTGGTGCACTTGGCAGGTTGATAGAGGTGATAGGCTGCCACTGGGTGCACCGGCGCTGATGATGTCTCCACAGGCAGTGAACTTGGGCATGGTGCGCCCAGACTTGGTTCAGAAAAGGGATGACAAGTACAACATATCAACTGATGCGTTGAAGCAATCGAGGGTGGAGATTGACGAGCCTGAATGGATTAGTCCACAGGCTGACTACTGGAAGCAGCATGCCAAGGGCTTTGCCGTCGATATTCAATCAAGCGAAATGAAGAAGAGGGCACCGTTCCCTTGAGCTTCGCACAGCAACAGCCACAGCCGCAGCCTCAGCTTCTGTCTTTCATGTTCAAGCGTTGTTTCGTTGCATGTTACTCTATATTAGTCTTTTGTAAAATCTGTGTAAACTGTTgctgctttttctttttctttttctttttctttttccttttatgtattttctgCTACGGAAGTCTGAAACTTCCGCTTTATTTGTATGTATATTTTGTAGCTTCCATGTCAACAATTGGCGTTTGCCATGTTTGTGGTCGTTTCCATGTCAACATTTTGGGCGTCTGCCGTGTTTGTGATTGTTGATTTCTTGAGTTTTCCATGATGGTAGTCTGTAGACACACTGGAATTGCCAACGTACCTATAAATTAGCTTCTAAGAATATAATTTCTCAGAGgtagatttttataatttagattGGGTTAATAAAAGTTCCAAGTTATTGTTCCAAATTAATATATCCAGAGTGCATggatatattaattaaataaacgtCCTATTAAAATATGGCttgaaaaattgataaatataatacaGAAATAAATCTTCaccatgtatatatttttttttaaaacaatacaTTGAAATTATgcttagaaattttaaaaatgggTGTGTTACAGGAGAACTTTTTACGAAGTTACTCACCTATCTATCTTCAtggtactttttttttaagtacttTATTTACACACTGTTCCATGCGTATGCTATTGAGTATTGAGATATTGAGTAtacagattttattttatatttaaaagttgTAGATTTTAAGTTGTGGATGccgtaaaaaaattaattataaaataaaaatgaataatgcatatgatttttaaatattattataaaataaaaattaataatataggataaatataatttttaaataattattttaataaaaaaaataaaaaattataaagatattacatttttacattataaaaataattaatattttttaaatatttagtaacttttaatttataaccGTCTGATAGATTGAACCAAATCAACATTAATTGTGAGTTTTTCCAGGCAATTCCTATTCGGAGAAGTAAACCCAATACTAGTAGTACTACTTGCGAATTAGGACTATAATTTAGTCGATCTCGCTTAACACATGGA contains:
- the LOC102617813 gene encoding protein NRT1/ PTR FAMILY 4.5-like, with translation MENLELVEGKVDWKGRPAVKYKHGGIKTSLLILAAFGFENLATIALGVNLVTYFNGVLHLDLAEAANQVTNYMGTSYILSIVVALLADAFIGRFKAVLISGSVEFLGLALITIQAHYPDLKPPPCNVFDPTAGCKKIEGSDAALLFVALYLIATGTAGIKAALPPYGADQFDEKDPIEARQMSSFFNLLFLAVCIGGAISVTLIVWIQDNKGWDRGFGLSSVAVFLATIIFAAGLPLYRFQVVQGSSVLIEIIQVYVAAIRNRKLELPEDPMELYEINMDKEAAIETEFLPHRDIFRFLDKAAIQKTSTENLEITEAPNPWKLCRVTQVENAKIILGMIPIFCCTIVMTLCLAQLQTFSIQQGLTMDTSVTTSFHIPPASLPILPILFMILAVPVYDRIFVPFAGKITGNPTGITHLQRVGVGLVLSCISMAIAAIFEVIRKDVARDHNMLDAIPVVQPLPISTFWLSIQFFIFGIADMFTYVGLLEFFYSEAPKGIKSLSTCFLWCSMALGYFFSTILVNIVNSATRGITQSGGWLAGNNINRNHLNLFFWLLSALSFINFSVYLFMSSRYNYRPQTSVGGTACKSFSQDLSK
- the LOC102619445 gene encoding oil body-associated protein 2A; this encodes MASSDKSPEPTPPYGGEQPPGKPMTMKQHVLDKGAAMMQSLKPIKQMSQHVCTFALYSHDMPRQIETHHYVSRLNQDFLQCAVYDSDDSTARLIGVEYIVSDKIFEALPLEEQKLWHSHAYEVKSGLWVNPRVPEMIGRPELDNMAKTYGKFWCTWQVDRGDRLPLGAPALMMSPQAVNLGMVRPDLVQKRDDKYNISTDALKQSRVEIDEPEWISPQADYWKQHAKGFAVDIQSSEMKKRAPFP